The Pieris brassicae chromosome 3, ilPieBrab1.1, whole genome shotgun sequence genome contains the following window.
AAATTACTGTGAAAAAATCTGTAAGtatctatttttcttttatttggtttaaattttttatataaaatatcagtcTCGATTCCTTATTGTAAAGATTATCTTAAGAAATCtgactaatttaattttccttaATACGCGTTAAACGGCAAGACTCACTTTCAAAATAGGAACTTTAAAGATGTTTCCTTTTCAGAGAGTTGTAGTATTAATATCGAATacctttattttaaagataacgAATATGGCTATTAACTCACCTGAGAACCAAAGTAATGACTCAAGGAATTGGCAAGTTTCGAAAAAAGTACCTCTTAGTTATAATGAAAGTATTACCAGTAGCGCTAGTAGTAAACGACAAAGAAAAAATTTGGTATCGCCCTATCTTAATAGCGAAAAAGTCAAGCTTCATTCAAGAGTCACTGAAAAAAAGGTACTACAAAGAAAGACTACAGATTTTACGTCTTCATTTCCCTTAGCtgttaacatatataaagCTAACTCggatgaatttaaaattgctAAGCGGGCTTCGAAGAAAGGCAAGAAATGCGTTCACACTTTACTACATGACCCTACGTCCCAACCGCAAAATTGCACGGTTAGTGACATGAACGATTCGGAATACAACGAAACAAAAATTTCAAgaaaacctaaacctaaagtaaaaaaacgaagggttaataaaaataacctagaCAAAAATATCGAGATTTACGATAGAGATGCAAAATATTGCTCccaattcaatattaatttagatagtAGTTCGTCCGATATGTTTCAACACTTAACCGGCGATGGAAGAAAGGTTTTAAAAAAGCCAAAAAACATTTATGGTAGAAATCAAGTGATTGATAATGATGTATGGGCTGTGCTtaggaatataaataaaatgcagtTCATACCTTCTCCACCTATGTCTGGTACAAGTAtagaatcattaaaaaatatgtctacAAGGAGGCGAACTAGTGATAGTAACGATGCCAGGTACATTGCAAAGAATTTAATCCaaatttttttgcaaaataagaactaatttttattttttattttagcttcATTGAGACCTGTCGCACTGAAGAGTTTGCTTATATCTCTTATGATAACACTTCGCTTAACAGTCACTCTAGATCATCCAGTTTTGATCGTGTAACCGTGATAGGTAAGCAAGATGATGTGACAAAAACATACACTTATACCAAAAGGGGTGTTCGTGACCAGCAATGTAAACGTGAAGTGTTAGGAACTAAAAAAAGTAAGAAGGtcttaaaaaatttaagtaataacaaaacggaatcaaacaataaaaaacttcaacaaaaactaaacattaaaGATCTGTCACTTctacaagaaaatataatatatagagatGAAAATCTGTATAGAAATTCTGAACAGAAATTAAAGGCGGTTTGTGCCAATGAAGTTAAGCGTTATCCAGAAAACATACAGATAAAAGctggtaatttatttaatattctgtCGCAAACTTCAACTATCATTTTAACAATGTAAAGCTGTAGGTACTGTATTTTCAGACCCTGAAAAGTCGAGCATCGCATCTGAATCAGAACGCCAAGAACAATTAAATGGAATTACAAGAGTAGTGTTGAGTAAAGGTCTAGAACTTCACGATAGTAAAAATGATTGTAAACCGCGAGAAGCTAGAAAGTGCCAGTCTATGTCAACTTCACCAAACGGCAGGAGAACACAAATAACAACAGctgaaataagaaaaaaaatcgccAGTTTGAAGTATCCAATAATAGTAACTGGAAAAGAAAATCTGAGTTCTTATACACAAGTTATTGATTATAAACCTCCTcaatttttgggtctagatAAACACATATGGCCATTTATGATAAAATGGTTGCCCGAATCGCAAAAAGCTACAATATCTATAGAAAGAAAAGCTCCCCCTGAGATAGCTCGAACAAATAAGCTGAGAACAGAAGTTGAGGGATTCCGAGATTCACGGAAAAATAGTGCAAGTTGTAAGTTGCATAAtaatgacaaattaaaaaaaaataaaaaccaattatctTCGCAGCCAATCAGTGAAAAGGAAAAACCAATGAGGATATTCAaagataaaatgttaaattttatgtatagtAACAAATATTCGATTATGCAAAATGCAAAGAGTTGTGGCATAAATGATAATGCTGTAAAAGTTAAACATGATTCTTTTAACATCGAAACTCAAACGCCATCTTCtaatatatttgcaaaaaaagataaatatgcTTCACCAGCAGTAGATACAGATTTACCAAATATCAATCGCTTAAAGTCAAAATCAAAGCACTCTTGGTCAAAAGCAAAGTGGGCGAGtgattttatagaaaatgttATAAGAAAAGTAAAGTGTGGAGTTTACTACGGTCaggaaagtaaaaaaattataaaaagtaagtacTATCTATCAccaaaaaagataatattaattacagatATTCAGTATCTCATCGTTgatttttaggtatatatACTGACAGTAAATTAACTCAAACAGATAATTTACGTACCGAAGTTACGGATGATGAAATAGTTCTGAATGAAGATATTATTTCCAACCAATTTTCTTACAATGGAGTAATTCCTGGTTTTGAAGATAAAATCCAAGATTTGAAATTAGAAACGGTCTCTAAGAACCAAATTGCAGTTAAACATTGCAACACTAATGTTGTTGTACAGTTTGACATCGCATTTCCGATAGGTACTAATGGAATTTTGCAAAAGAAGGATTCTATATTACTTCTTCCTACAGAAATAAGTGCTagtagaatatataaatacaagaCGACCATTACAAATGCTATTCTGCCAGCTGAATTGTGCAGCATATTTCCAAAAATGCTTAGTAATATATTCGATTCGAATATTACTCCACTTTCACCTCAACTAATAATTGATGATATTCAATGCCACGATCTTTTCCCCATAAAAGAATTAATGCAACACGAATGCCTCAATACGTTTAATAAAGGTTCAATATTTAATCTCGCTAACACTTCTCCCCCTATATTACTTCAAAATGGAAGATTTtctaatactattaataatattcaaatttttagACCAAAAATGTTGAATCATATTCTTGAGCATTCAGCATTTAGTAATCTTTTAccagaaataaaaacaagagcATTATTTGAGAACATTTTGCACttatataaaatgcattttatgtTTGAGTCGTATGTGCCTAAAGCCGACGATGCATTAGTAACGGCGCACGATGCTTTTGCCGACAGCATAAAGATTAATACATGTACTGCTATTGTTCCATATAATGTGCCAAATCAGAGTAAAATTTTAGATCTAAGTGATCGAAAAGAATTAGAACCTATTAAAACAAACAGGTATTGGTGTGTTAACTTTGATTTAGGACTCATGAGCTCGTACAAATTAGAACGCTTTGGAACCAAGACTGTCGTTTCGCTAAATAATAACTCGGACAACACAATTAGttttatcgtaaataatctaaGAGTGgaacttttatataaacattgcgaaaatgtttgtaataaatcagattctttattttatgacaACCAAATTGATTCAGACAGATTCAGAGATCAAGATACATTGAAATCTAGTAAAAGTAGGctgatgattaaaaaaattaatagaagTAGTAACGTAAAGCTTTGCAAGAAATGCAAATCAACGTCATGTATACCTCATTATAAAAGAAACAC
Protein-coding sequences here:
- the LOC123707349 gene encoding uncharacterized protein LOC123707349, whose amino-acid sequence is MAINSPENQSNDSRNWQVSKKVPLSYNESITSSASSKRQRKNLVSPYLNSEKVKLHSRVTEKKVLQRKTTDFTSSFPLAVNIYKANSDEFKIAKRASKKGKKCVHTLLHDPTSQPQNCTVSDMNDSEYNETKISRKPKPKVKKRRVNKNNLDKNIEIYDRDAKYCSQFNINLDSSSSDMFQHLTGDGRKVLKKPKNIYGRNQVIDNDVWAVLRNINKMQFIPSPPMSGTSIESLKNMSTRRRTSDSNDASFIETCRTEEFAYISYDNTSLNSHSRSSSFDRVTVIGKQDDVTKTYTYTKRGVRDQQCKREVLGTKKSKKVLKNLSNNKTESNNKKLQQKLNIKDLSLLQENIIYRDENLYRNSEQKLKAVCANEVKRYPENIQIKADPEKSSIASESERQEQLNGITRVVLSKGLELHDSKNDCKPREARKCQSMSTSPNGRRTQITTAEIRKKIASLKYPIIVTGKENLSSYTQVIDYKPPQFLGLDKHIWPFMIKWLPESQKATISIERKAPPEIARTNKLRTEVEGFRDSRKNSASCKLHNNDKLKKNKNQLSSQPISEKEKPMRIFKDKMLNFMYSNKYSIMQNAKSCGINDNAVKVKHDSFNIETQTPSSNIFAKKDKYASPAVDTDLPNINRLKSKSKHSWSKAKWASDFIENVIRKVKCGVYYGQESKKIIKSIYTDSKLTQTDNLRTEVTDDEIVLNEDIISNQFSYNGVIPGFEDKIQDLKLETVSKNQIAVKHCNTNVVVQFDIAFPIGTNGILQKKDSILLLPTEISASRIYKYKTTITNAILPAELCSIFPKMLSNIFDSNITPLSPQLIIDDIQCHDLFPIKELMQHECLNTFNKGSIFNLANTSPPILLQNGRFSNTINNIQIFRPKMLNHILEHSAFSNLLPEIKTRALFENILHLYKMHFMFESYVPKADDALVTAHDAFADSIKINTCTAIVPYNVPNQSKILDLSDRKELEPIKTNRYWCVNFDLGLMSSYKLERFGTKTVVSLNNNSDNTISFIVNNLRVELLYKHCENVCNKSDSLFYDNQIDSDRFRDQDTLKSSKSRLMIKKINRSSNVKLCKKCKSTSCIPHYKRNTPLQKIANLDEFFQALGSPKSLADAIDGDTERKILLSVVEMKAWITEITPRQALMILLLANKKETSNIIRFRNVILQAIATNRITKISELDMEIEVIERENLNNSVLLQGISYVPASTEDNLLEELCWIAKTTASDYQKPFDKTSERLLKSLLGKRKKLNPSYLRVMARYVGLGLLESK